The Paenibacillus sp. G2S3 region ACTAAAATGGAATCAAAAGATGGAACTGTAAAATTCCTGTTTGGATTGCATGATGATCATGCGATCGAGACAGTTATCATGAAACATAATTATGGCAATAGCGTTTGTGTAACTACTCAAGTAGGCTGCCGAATCGGCTGTACCTTCTGCGCTTCTACGCTTGGTGGATTGAAACGTGATTTGACTGCGGGTGAAATTGTAGCCCAGGTTGTACGTTCCCAACAGATCTTGGATGCGCGCGGCGAACGTGTCAGCAGTATTGTTATCATGGGTACTGGCGAGCCGTTTGAGAACTATGATGCAACAATGAGATTCTTGCGTCTTATGATTCATGAGAAAGGTCTAAATATCGGACAACGGCATATTACTGTTTCCACTAGTGGTATTGTGCCGAGCATTTATAAATTTGCAGAAGAAGATACACAGATAAATTTGGCGATTTCGATTCATGCACCTAACGACAAACTGCGTTCGAAGCTAATGCCAGTTAACCGCCGCTTTCCGTTTGATGATGTGATTGAATCTTTACGTTATTATCAAGCTAAGACGGGTCGACGGGTCAGCTTTGAGTATGCATTGATCGGCGGGGTGAATGATCAGCCGGAGCATGCTGAGGAATTAGCAGGTGTGCTTAAGAACATGTTGTGTCACGTGAATTTGATTCCAGTAAACCACGTGCCAGAGCGGAAATATGTACGTACTTCACGTAATGATATCTTTGAGTTTCAACGTATTTTGGCTGACAACGGCGTGAATGTTACCATTCGTCGTGAGCAAGGCCATGATATCGCGGCCGCATGCGGACAGCTGCGTGCCAAACATATGGAGTTGGGGTGAGGATATTTGATCAGAACAGTTCATGCCAGCGATATTGGCCGAGTGCGCTCTGTCAATGAGGATTCGGTCTGGATCGGCGCGACGCGCCACGGTTATACACTCGGCATAATTGCCGATGGGATGGGTGGACATCAGGCTGGTGAAACCGCGAGTAGGCTTGCTTTGGAGACGATGAGGAATACCCTTGACGGGTTGCAGCCTGAGCTTCAGGACGAGGCCCTGCGTGATGCGTTATCAGCTGCTATTTTGGAAGCTAACAGCACTGTCTTTAAGGAGGCTTCCAGCGACGAAAAGTACCACAATATGGGTACTACTGTCGTTGCTGCCCTGATGAATGGCTCAAACGGATATATTGGTCATATCGGTGACAGCAGAGCCTATTTAATCAAGGACAGTGCAGCAGTTCAATTAACCGAGGATCACACGCTAGTCAATGAGCTGTTCAAGAACGGTCAGATCAGTGTGGAGGAATTAGATAATCATCCGAGACGGAATGTGCTGCTGAGAGCACTTGGAACAGATGCTGAGGTCGAGGTTGATTTAGTGCCTGTTACCCTGCTACCTGGGGAGCTTTTGCTTCTGTGCAGTGATGGTCTAAGTAATTTTGTTAACAATGAGCATTTGGGCAAGGTAGCGGGTATACATGAGATACCGTTAGAGGAAAGAGCGGACCGCTTACTTCAGTTGGCACTGCTTGCTGGCGGCGGCGATAATATTAGCGTCGCTTTGTTAGAACATCATGGAGAGGCCGCTGTGCCCGAAACAAAGGAGTGGGATTGATGATCGGTCACGAATTGGGCGGCCGTTACCAAGTCATCGAACGGATCGGCGGAGGTGGAATGGCGCTCGTCTATAGAGCACATGACATTCTTTTAAACCGAAACGTCGCCATTAAAGTATTGCGTAATCAATTTGTTCATGACGAGGAATTTATCCGCCGTTTTAGGCGTGAGGCGCAATCAGCTGCATCTTTGTCTCATCCGAATGTGGTTAGTATTTACGATGTAGGACAAGAAGACGAAATTCATTATATTGTTATGGAATATATTGAGGGCAAGAATCTTAATGAAATTATAAAAGAACGTGCGCCATTACAGGTTGACGAGTCCGTAAGGATCGCTTCACAAATCTGTGATGCCCTTGATCATGCTCATCAGAATCAAATTATTCATCGAGATATTAAGCCGCATAATATATTGATTGGGCGCAATGGCCGGGTGAAGGTAACGGATTTCGGTATTGCTCGTGCGGTTACGTCTACAACCATTACTCAGACAGGCTCTGTAGTGGGTTCCGTGCATTATTTCTCACCAGAGCATGCTAAAGGTGTTTCAACAGGAGAGAAGTCCGATCTGTATTCATTAGGGATTGTACTCTATCAAATGCTTACCGGAAGTCTTCCATTCTTAGGGGAGAGTCCGATTAGCGTAGCTCTAAAGCATCTTCAAGAAGAATTTGAAGAGCCAAGGCTCTTGAATCCACTTATTCCGCAAAGCGTCGAGAATGTAATTCTAAGATCGATGCGTAAGAATCCGGAGGAGCGCTATCAGTCTGCAAAGCAAATGCTGCAGGATTTAGAAACCTGCTTGTTGCCTGAACGGCGTAGTGAAGCAAAGGTTCTTTTTAACGATGAGGAAGACGAGGATCGAACGCGGGTGATACCGGCGATTAAACCGATCCAAAGAAGCAATGGAAATCGTAATCATCGTCACGACCGGATGGATAATGATGAAGATGACGATGACGATCCGGTGCCTGTGAAAAAAGGTAAAAAACAATGGACTAAACCTGCATTATGGATTGGTTTAACTTTAGTGTTACTGCTGGCTATGGCCAGTCTCGTGTGGTACGTTAAATCCCAATTAGTTGTTCCTGAGGTATCGGTTCCTTACGTGGTCGGTAAACAGCTGGAACAAGCGAAGACTGAACTTGAGGATTTGGGGCTTGAGGTTGCTGATCCTATACTGTATGACTACAGTCCGAATTTTGAAGAGAATGTGGTCATGAAGCAAAGTAGGGAAAAGGACGCCAAAGTGAAAAAGGGAGCCTCCCTAATTCTAACTGTGAATACGGCGAAGCCATTAACTAAGATGCCAAATGTTACGAATTACACTTTCGACGAAGCGGTAAAAGCACTGATGGCAAAGGGTGTACCTCAAAATCAAATTAAGAATGAACCTCTCTTCGATGAAAATACGGCGGTGGGTAAGGTTATAAAATCAGACCCAGCCTTTGACAGCGAGTTTGATCCAGAGACGGTTTCAATCATCCTTTACGTCAGCAAAGGGGAAGAAAGTGTCACGATGCCAGACCTCATCGGTAAGACGGAGAGTGAAGCTAAGGCGCTTTTGGAAGAATCCAAGCTGGTCTTAGGTGATGTTAAGGAAGAATCCAGCTTCACAGTTGATGAAGGTAAGGTAACGAAAACTTGGGCTTTTGAAAAAGGAACCGCGGTTCCTCCTGGAACAGCCATTACGATATACTTAAGTACAGGTTATCCACCTGAAGCCCTGAATTATACCTTTAATGTACCAGTAGCTCCTGCACAGGATGGCAAGAAGAGCAAGATTCGAATTGAGTTCGTTGATGCGCGCAATAATGGTGAAAAACAAGATTGGGGAACGCGTACCATTGGAAAGAGCCAAGTGTTGTCCGTTAATCTAGTGCTTGCTCCGAATAAAGATGGCTCTGTTATTGTTACCCGAGATGGTGTGCTTTTAGACACTTATGTGATCCCATATATTGATGCGAAGAATGGCACGGTGCAAGAACCTGAACCACCGACGGTTCCGACTCCGAAGCCGACTCAGACACCGATAGATCCTACACCTACTGCTGAACCGACCATTGAACCTGAGATCCTGCCTCCAAATTCAGACAACGAAGGATCTACTAATACTGGCTCAGTCAATCAGACGGGATTCCTTACTAACAATTCGGTGAATAATGAATCGACCAATAACGGTAACAACAAGAACAGTAATAAAAATGATGACAAGCATAATAATAAAAACAACGACAAATCTAAAGATAAAAACAACGACAAATCTAAAGATAAAAGCGATAACTAATCAGGGTAGAAGTACATGAATAGTTGTGGCAGCGAAGTGACCCGGGGATTTTCAAACTTGGGTCATTTTCGCAAAATCAGGAGAGGAAGGCTCACTATGTATGCCTGAAGGAATAATAGTAAAGGCGTTAAGCGGATATTATTACGTAAAACCGCTTCGTGAAGGATTAATTGCAACAGAGGAAGATTCAGTTCAATGCAGAGGCCGAGGCATACTTAAGAAAAGGGGGATCGCTCCTCTTGTAGGTGACCGCGTGATCTATATGCTAACTGAGCATGGTGAAGGGATGGTGGATGAGCTTCTTCCTAGAGAATCTGAGTTAATTCGTCCACCTGTAGCGAATGTAAGCCTTGCCGTTCTATTATTTTCTGTGCGGGAACCTGATATGAACCTGAATCTATTGGACAAGTTCCTAGTTCATATTGAGCATTCAGGACTGGAACCCTTAATTGTTCTGACCAAACAGGATTTAGCTAATGATAATGGTGAAGCTACTAAGTATGTTAAAGAGCTCTATGAAGATATTGGTTATGAAGTGATGGTTACGAGCTCACTTACGGGAGCTGGCAGTGATGAACTAAGAGAACGGCTTACTGGTGGCATCAGTGTATTTGCTGGACAATCTGGGGTAGGGAAGTCGACCTTATTGAATCGAATTGTGCCAGGACTTAAACTGGAGACAGGTGAGATCAGCTTACGTCTGGGCCGTGGTCGTCATACTACTCGACATGTAGAACTGATGGATATTGGCGGGGGTGG contains the following coding sequences:
- the rlmN gene encoding 23S rRNA (adenine(2503)-C(2))-methyltransferase RlmN — its product is MKPLIYDFSLEELQQWAKDNGEPAFRGGQIFDWLYVKRVSDFDAMSNLSKGLRQKLNEQFSIAALTEITKMESKDGTVKFLFGLHDDHAIETVIMKHNYGNSVCVTTQVGCRIGCTFCASTLGGLKRDLTAGEIVAQVVRSQQILDARGERVSSIVIMGTGEPFENYDATMRFLRLMIHEKGLNIGQRHITVSTSGIVPSIYKFAEEDTQINLAISIHAPNDKLRSKLMPVNRRFPFDDVIESLRYYQAKTGRRVSFEYALIGGVNDQPEHAEELAGVLKNMLCHVNLIPVNHVPERKYVRTSRNDIFEFQRILADNGVNVTIRREQGHDIAAACGQLRAKHMELG
- a CDS encoding Stp1/IreP family PP2C-type Ser/Thr phosphatase, which codes for MIRTVHASDIGRVRSVNEDSVWIGATRHGYTLGIIADGMGGHQAGETASRLALETMRNTLDGLQPELQDEALRDALSAAILEANSTVFKEASSDEKYHNMGTTVVAALMNGSNGYIGHIGDSRAYLIKDSAAVQLTEDHTLVNELFKNGQISVEELDNHPRRNVLLRALGTDAEVEVDLVPVTLLPGELLLLCSDGLSNFVNNEHLGKVAGIHEIPLEERADRLLQLALLAGGGDNISVALLEHHGEAAVPETKEWD
- the pknB gene encoding Stk1 family PASTA domain-containing Ser/Thr kinase, which gives rise to MIGHELGGRYQVIERIGGGGMALVYRAHDILLNRNVAIKVLRNQFVHDEEFIRRFRREAQSAASLSHPNVVSIYDVGQEDEIHYIVMEYIEGKNLNEIIKERAPLQVDESVRIASQICDALDHAHQNQIIHRDIKPHNILIGRNGRVKVTDFGIARAVTSTTITQTGSVVGSVHYFSPEHAKGVSTGEKSDLYSLGIVLYQMLTGSLPFLGESPISVALKHLQEEFEEPRLLNPLIPQSVENVILRSMRKNPEERYQSAKQMLQDLETCLLPERRSEAKVLFNDEEDEDRTRVIPAIKPIQRSNGNRNHRHDRMDNDEDDDDDPVPVKKGKKQWTKPALWIGLTLVLLLAMASLVWYVKSQLVVPEVSVPYVVGKQLEQAKTELEDLGLEVADPILYDYSPNFEENVVMKQSREKDAKVKKGASLILTVNTAKPLTKMPNVTNYTFDEAVKALMAKGVPQNQIKNEPLFDENTAVGKVIKSDPAFDSEFDPETVSIILYVSKGEESVTMPDLIGKTESEAKALLEESKLVLGDVKEESSFTVDEGKVTKTWAFEKGTAVPPGTAITIYLSTGYPPEALNYTFNVPVAPAQDGKKSKIRIEFVDARNNGEKQDWGTRTIGKSQVLSVNLVLAPNKDGSVIVTRDGVLLDTYVIPYIDAKNGTVQEPEPPTVPTPKPTQTPIDPTPTAEPTIEPEILPPNSDNEGSTNTGSVNQTGFLTNNSVNNESTNNGNNKNSNKNDDKHNNKNNDKSKDKNNDKSKDKSDN
- the rsgA gene encoding ribosome small subunit-dependent GTPase A, with the translated sequence MPEGIIVKALSGYYYVKPLREGLIATEEDSVQCRGRGILKKRGIAPLVGDRVIYMLTEHGEGMVDELLPRESELIRPPVANVSLAVLLFSVREPDMNLNLLDKFLVHIEHSGLEPLIVLTKQDLANDNGEATKYVKELYEDIGYEVMVTSSLTGAGSDELRERLTGGISVFAGQSGVGKSTLLNRIVPGLKLETGEISLRLGRGRHTTRHVELMDIGGGGFVADTPGFSQLDFLELGVEELSTCFREFANYAGVCKFRGCSHQHEPGCRVIEAWKAGTIADSRYEHYKLFFNEMKDKKRRY